The following is a genomic window from Candidatus Angelobacter sp..
GCGCAAGATTGTTGTCCGAGCTCTTCAGCGCCGCGACGGCCTTCTCCGAACCGGGGCCGAAGTCGTGCTGCGAAAAGTCGGGCTCACTCAACCACAGCAGGGAAAACTTCGGAAGTTCCCCGCTCCAGAACGGGCCGGTCAACGCGCGCGTGGTCCATTCGTCGCGACCGGCGTTGGGCTGGGTGTATTTCGGATACGGCCCGAGTTCCCGAACCAATTGGCTCCAGACGTTGGTCGGGAGCGTTTTGTCGGTGAAAAGAATTCGCCCCGGATCAAAATGCTCGTCTCTTTGTTTGCGGTCGTGGAGCAGCGCGATTCCCTTGGTGCCGGCGACGGCCGTCTTGAAACCTGCGGCTTGCAGAATTTCGGCGATGGTCGGCAGGTTCAGGTGGCGCCCGCGTGTCAACCGGTCATCCGCGCGGACCGTGTCGAGCGACTCCATGCCCACGGGCCTCAACGGATTGATGCGCGGGCGATACTCTTTGTTGGCCATGATGCCGCTGTGCGCAGGATAGGAGCCGGTGGAAATGGCCGTGCCATTGACCTCGGTGGCGCTCAGGTAAACCGGATGGTGGTGCCGGAAAAAAACGCCCCCTTCGGCCAGCTTGTGCAGGGTCGGCGTGTACTGCTCCGTGATGAAATCGGGACGCATGCCGTCCCAAACCACCACGACGACATATTCGGCTTTGCCGGCGGCAAACGCGGCGGCGGGCCACAAGCCGCCGAGCAAAAAAGCGCAAAGGATGGCGCGCATGAGACGGAGAGTTTTCAAATCAAACGGCCACGGGTCAAACGAAAAGGTCGAAAAAATTGAAACAAATCGAGAGGTGCGATCCGGCTTTCTCCCGGCCCGGATGTCCACAACGACTCCATCGCCCTTTCCCTCGCGCCTGATCACGCTGATCTACAATCTCAAACGGGTGTTGAACCTGGTGAGCTTCGAGAAACTGATGGCCACGGTCAGTTGAAGGGCCGCGCCCGCGGCTTTTTCCCCTCTCCTGCTTACGGCAGCGACCGTAACGCCTCCGCACACCGTGGGAACGAATCAAGGGAACTGAAAGTCCAAAACTCGAAACCAGAAAATCTTCTCCTGCCAACGTTCCTCACTCAAATACCCCAAAACGTTTTCACACAGCCTCGCGATTGGTTAGGCCAACGTCTCTCCATTTGCAATTTTCTCCACTTTGCTCCAATCGGTGGTTTTGACATAAAATGGCCACGCAGCCCCCTGCTGACGAAGCCAAACACCGTCTCGTGAAAAGATGCCGAACACCATCCCGACTACGAAACCACAAAACAGCAAACTCTTCATGAGCACACCGACTACAAGTAGCAAAACGATTAACCCTATGAACGAAAGCCAGCGCCATCGGTCAGCCTGGATATAGCGCCATTGCGTCCTGCCACCGCGCTTCCGCATGTCCAGCATGAAGTCCGCAAGTTCCTTGTCGGTGTAGTTTTTCATATAGGTCGAAGGTGGCCTAGACCTTATGGCTTGTGAACGAATTGGCGGGCGTCTGTTTGACTTCTAGCGTGGGTTGCCCCGTGGATGCGGGACCGGTCCACCTGCTTAGAAGTTCCGAAGAACTGTTCATTAAACAAGAAAGGAAACACACAGCCTCGCGAAGGGTTAGCCGCCTTGGAGGGCACTCTCATGCGTCACCCCATCCACGCAAAGCCAGGGCGACCAACACGCCAGTGACGATGCCAACCCCGATACAAATCGCCAAGTTAGTAAGGACCATGATCAGACCGTAAGGTGGAATCGCCAGAATACCGCCGAGAAACGGAGACAGGAATCCTACATAGATCCCGAGTAACACCGGACGCTGTCGCAGGACGAGGGATAACACTAACCAGACGAAGATGGAGATCGGGATAACAATCTTCAGAGTGCCCAGGTTGGTATGATTTCCATCACGCAATGCGATCAACTCCATCCCGACTACGGCCATAACCGAAGCGATCACCGCTACGATCAGCATTCTTACTGATGTGCTCATAATTATTGAGGCGGCCAACGGACAGAGCTGGGCCACAGACCTGGCAGCCGCTGTGACGATACTGCGAATGCGTTCGATGAATCCATCTCTATGCACTGAACTTAAACGCCCATCAGTAATGCGGAAGCCGCGTTCCGTGCAATGCCGCATCAATGAGCGTTCCGGCGTAGGCATTGGCGACACTTGCTGGCATGGTGAAAGTCATCCCGCGTCGCCAATTTTCGGGAGCTTCAGGATGAACACCACAGAGGATTACCCAGCCCTTGCCGGACGTCCCTTCGACGATCGCGGGTGTCCCATCGGGATACTTACCCACCACCGCGCCCCAGCCGGTGAACTGCGGCCCATCCTCCCAGTAATGCTCAATAACTGGCGTGCCCACACCGGTAATTGGCACGGCGGCCTTGTGGATGCCTCTATTTACCTCCGCATAAAAGCCGACCCGCACGCCGGACGTCAGATTCGGACTGTTGGATGTGGCATTTCCGGCCAGAAGCCCTCCCGCGCAGATTCCGAGGTAGTTCAATCCGCTCTGCACGGCATTGTGAATGTTCGTGGCTGTGCCCGGCGTCAGGCTGTTGCCGATGGTGATATAGTTTCCACCGGGAACAATCACCAGACGATAGGCCATCATTTGTGCCTCGCTCATGCCGTTCAACTGCTGTGAATTCACAGTCACATATTTGAGACGGCTGTCTTTCAGGACGGCCTCGACCGCCTTGACATCATTGGGGGACGTTCCACTTCCGTTGAACAGAAGGATTGGAGGAGGGTCGTTCGATGCCGGTGGCGTGCAGGCTGTCAGAAAAAGCGCGGCGACGCTCGAGATGTATTGGATGCTTCGGATTTTCACGAGATGCGAGCAACGCCTGGCCGGATCACGCTGGTTTGGGCCTCCTTCTTCAATCGTGGATTCCCCCGGTTCAAGCTTCGTCCGATATTCGCCTTCTGAAATCCTGACGCGCGATTCGCTCTTCCCGGTCAACTCGGACTCTTGACCGGGTTTTGCCGCTGATCGCTCCACTTGCGAATATCTCATTCATTGGTGTCCAATATGTCTCGATCCATCCGCGGTAGTGTCCGCTGTAACGGTGGGGTGGAATACCAATCTGGGTAAAGTTCAACTTCGTTCCGCTCTTCACTTTCTTAAGGTCAAATATGGCGATGGAATAGTGACCCGGCCACCAACCGGTCGCGCGCCACGCTTGAACTATTTTCTCTCCGGGCTTCAACACCAAATTGAAGCCAGAGAGATGAGACCCCCACGCAGTGAATTTGCCCCCGACTTTTCTGCTGATTTTTGCGGGCTCGCCCGAAAGTGAGCTATGCTTCTTGGAATCCATGATCATCTCGTAGACTTCCATGGGGGAGGCTTTGAAGGAGACTGTTTGTTGGAGGGTCTTGGTTTTCATTTCGTTTCGCGCGTCATACTGCGTCTACGACCAGCTCAGCGACGGCGGGTCAGTGGCGTAGCCCGCGAATGCGGACATGCCAGCGCCATCCGGCGTTGGCTGCAGCGCGAGGCTGTGTGAAAACTGCGACATGGTTGAAACGGTTTACGCGGACCGGCGGTCTTCTTCAAGCATGAACCATGTGCGTGGACTGGATCGCTCGCAGACCCGATCGGGACAGCCAACCTCATCTTGAATAGACAGCCCCTGGGTTCACTGCCGAAAGTTTCTGGACCGTGACGTGGCGTTGGATCACGTCGCTGGAAAGCCGGGCGAGGCCCTTTGCACTTTGCCCCGCTCGATCGAGTCCGCATGGGTGTTTAGCCGGATGCTCCGCATCCGAGCTGCCAACTGAAATCAAGCCGGAGTTCCCGTTCTGAAGACGTTTGCGGAAAAAGAACCTTTTCCGCGCGGAACTCTTTTGCCTCTTGACCTCCCGGGCTTAATGGGTGTTAGGCCATCGGCGTCCGAATCTTCCATCGCATATAGGTGTATC
Proteins encoded in this region:
- a CDS encoding alkaline phosphatase family protein, with the translated sequence MRAILCAFLLGGLWPAAAFAAGKAEYVVVVVWDGMRPDFITEQYTPTLHKLAEGGVFFRHHHPVYLSATEVNGTAISTGSYPAHSGIMANKEYRPRINPLRPVGMESLDTVRADDRLTRGRHLNLPTIAEILQAAGFKTAVAGTKGIALLHDRKQRDEHFDPGRILFTDKTLPTNVWSQLVRELGPYPKYTQPNAGRDEWTTRALTGPFWSGELPKFSLLWLSEPDFSQHDFGPGSEKAVAALKSSDNNLARVLGELDRRGLRDKTDVFVVSDHGFSTIMQIADVAKALRDAGFKAAREFKASPAKDDILVVSNGGATLLYVAGHDAGLIRRIVELLQRQEFTGVLFTRKPAEGAFTLDQALINTPNAPDIAIALRWSDGVSSNGTPGLVFCDESGRKPGQ
- a CDS encoding BPL-N domain-containing protein, with amino-acid sequence MKIRSIQYISSVAALFLTACTPPASNDPPPILLFNGSGTSPNDVKAVEAVLKDSRLKYVTVNSQQLNGMSEAQMMAYRLVIVPGGNYITIGNSLTPGTATNIHNAVQSGLNYLGICAGGLLAGNATSNSPNLTSGVRVGFYAEVNRGIHKAAVPITGVGTPVIEHYWEDGPQFTGWGAVVGKYPDGTPAIVEGTSGKGWVILCGVHPEAPENWRRGMTFTMPASVANAYAGTLIDAALHGTRLPHY
- a CDS encoding SRPBCC domain-containing protein; translation: MKTKTLQQTVSFKASPMEVYEMIMDSKKHSSLSGEPAKISRKVGGKFTAWGSHLSGFNLVLKPGEKIVQAWRATGWWPGHYSIAIFDLKKVKSGTKLNFTQIGIPPHRYSGHYRGWIETYWTPMNEIFASGAISGKTRSRVRVDREERIARQDFRRRISDEA